From the Halichoerus grypus chromosome 3, mHalGry1.hap1.1, whole genome shotgun sequence genome, one window contains:
- the SCOC gene encoding short coiled-coil protein isoform X3: MMNADMDAVDAENQVELEEKTRLINQVLELQHTLEDLSARVDAVKEENLKLKSENQVLGQYIENLMSASSVFQTTDTKSKRK, from the exons ATGATGAATGCCGACATGGATG CAGTGGATGCTGAAAATCAGGTGGAACTGGAGGAAAAAACACGACTTATTAATCAAGTGTTGGAACTTCAACACACACTTGAAG aCCTCTCCGCAAGAGTAGATGCAGTTAAGGAAGAAAATCTGAAGCTAAAATCAGAAAACCAAGTTCTTGgacaatatatagaaaacctcATGTCAGCTTCTAGTGTTTTTCAAACAACtgacacaaaaagcaaaagaaagtaa